AACAGCGCCAGATACAGCAGCGTCAGACCCACGCCAGCCATCAGGCCAGCCCAAACGGTGTAACGGGTCAGCAGACGCGCTTCGGTCACGCCGCGCGAACGCGCCGCGTTAACAATCACAATGCCGAAAACCATCGCGCCTAGCGTATCCATCGTCAGGTAGCCGTTGACGAAACCGTTGGAGAAAGAGGCGTTCTGGTAGGCGTCCAGCGCGTGGCTGATGGAACCCGCCGGCCAGACAATCGCGGCGATCGAGAGGATAGTCAGCGCGATGATTTTCAACGGGGCAAGGAAGTTACCCACGGTATCAAGCAGTTTGCCCGGATAGAGCGACACCAGGATCACCAGCGCGAAGTAAACCACGCTGTAAATCAGCAGCGGCATCGCGCCTTCGCCGGTCAGCGGTGCAATCCCGACTTCAAACGAGACGGTTGCCGTACGCGGCGTCGCAAACAGTGGCCCAACCGCCAGGTAGCAAACCGTTGCCAGCAGAACACCCGCCACTTTCCCAATCGGCGTGCTTAGGCTATCGACGCCACCGCCGACTTTCGCCAGCGCGACAACGGTGAGCACCGGCAAACCCACAGCGGTAATCAGAAAGCCAAACGCCGCCGTCCAGACGTGTTCACCCGCCTGTAAGCCGACCATCGGAGGAAAAATGATGTTACCTGCGCCTACGAAGAGGGCAAAGGTCATAAAGCCCAGAGCAACAATGTCTCGTGGTTTTAAGTGATGGGTCATAAGTTTTACTGCCTGTGGATGTGGTGTCGTAAAGTGATGAATTATTGGCCTTTCCCGACCGAACAATAAAACGCCAATTGCGTGAAAAATCAGCGGGAAATGCTTTATGTACAACGTGGCGAAGAATAGTTTTTCGATTTACCACGTAAACACAGTCGGTCTGACAATGTACGGGCGCAATTTAAACGCTTATAACGTTTAAAGGCAAGGTGGGATCGCAAAACCAGATGGTTATGCTGCATTGCAAAAAACAAGCAGTCAAATACTCCATTTATAAGAAAAACACATGGCTGATCATGCGAACAAAAAAGCAGCAGACGTACAAAATACGTTTCAGCTGTGGTAGACGGTGCGGGAAAGCGGCCTGTTTTCGCAGGCCGCTGGAAAGATATGCTGACAGAGCCTTCAGGAAGCGGCTTTTTTGGCAACCAGACGTTCCGGCAGGACAAAGCTAAAGCGGGTACGCTTGCCCGGTTCGCTGACGATATCAAGGCGGCTTTCGTGGTGATTCACCGCGTGTTTGACAATCGCTAACCCAAGACCGCTGCCGCCGGTTTGCCGCGAGCGGGCTTTATCCACCCGGTAGAAACGTTCGGTCAGGCGCGGAATATGTTCTGCGGCAATGCCCGGTCCGTTATCTTCCACGCTAAATTCCGCGCCCTGCGGTACATGCTGCCAGCGCACAATAACGTGCGTGCCTGCAGGCGTGTGGTTGACGGCGTTATAGACCAGATTCGAGATTGCGCTACGCAGTTGCTCCTCATTACCAAGCACTTTGAGCGCGTTATCCACTTCAAAACTGAAAGTGTGCTTTTGTTGACTGAGGGTTTGCGCTTCCCGTTCGACAACCCGCAACATCATCGGCACATCAATGGTTTCGTTAGGCGGTAGCGTCGGCGCAGCTTCAATTTTCGACAGCGTGAGTAACTGGCGGACCAACCCTTCCATCCGCGACGTTTGTTCACGCATAGTGTGCAGCGCTTTTTCGCGCGGCGCCCCTTCCAGTGTTTGCTCCTGCATCATTTCCAGGTAGCCCTGCAAAACCGTTAACGGCGTGCGCAGTTCATGACTAACGTTGGCAAAAAAGTTACGCCGCGCACCTTCCAGCTGGTGCATTTGCGTCACATCACGCGCCACCATTAGCAGTTGTTGCTCGCTGTAGGGCATGACGCGGATCTCAAGATGCCGCCCATTATTGAGCACCAGATGCAGAGGTCGGCCAAACTCCTGATTCCTGATGTATTTCGTAAATTCTGGGTAGCGCAGCAAGTTAAGGATATTCTGGCCGTTGTCGTCCGGCCAGCGCAGCCCCAGCATCTGCTGTGCAAGACCGTTACACCAGAAAATCGCCCCCTCTTCGGTGGTGAGGATCACCGCATCCGGCAGCGATTCCGCACCGCTGCGAAAGCGTTTGATCAAATTTCCCAGTTCGCGGCGGCGCTTTTTGTTACGCATCTGCATCTGGTGTAGCCCGTAAAGTAGCGGCTCCCAGCTTCCCGTGCCCGGCGGCGGCGTCATGCTTTTATCGACCCACAACCACCAGGAAAGGCGCAGTAAATTCCAGAAATGCCAGATCAGCAACCCGGTTACCGCGGCGAACAAAAACCAGGGCAGGTAACCGAAAATCGCGCCGAGAATAAAGGCGGGGATACAACAAAGGAGGAGCTCCAGCACCAGCCTTTTCCATGACAGCCGTTCCAGCACGCGTCACACTCCTGTCAAATTTCAGAAACGGGTCGAAAAACGATATCCCGTGCCGCGCACTGTTTGCACCATACGATCGTGGCCGCTGTGTTCCAGCGCTTTGCGCAGACGGCGAATATGCACGTCCACGGTTCTGTCTTCAACGTAAACATTGGTTCCCCATACGTGGTTCAGCAGTTGTTCGCGGCTATAAACACGTTCGGGGTGCGTCATAAAGAAATGTAAGAGTTTAAACTCTGTCGGTCCCATATCCAGCGGATTCTCACCGGTCATTACGCGATGTGAGGAAGGATCGAGGCTCAGCCCCTGCATTTCAATCACCTCTTCCACCGCCATCGGTGAAATACGGCGCATCACGGCTTTAATGCGCGCGACCAGCTCTTTCGGTGAAAATGGCTTGGTAATGTAATCGTCCGCCCCCGTTTCCAGACCGCGAACGCGATCCTCTTCCTCCCCGCGCGCGGTCAGCATCATCACCGGAATATCACGGGTCATCGCTTCGCGTTTAAGATGTTTAATAAACTGAATGCCAGAACCGCCAGGCAGCATCCAGTCCAGTAAAACCAGGTCGGGCCAGGGTTCGTTAAGTTGGTTCACCGCGCTGTCATAATCTTCAGCTTCCACCGGTTGAAAACCATTTTGCTCGAGCACGAAGCACACCATTTCACGGATCGGTGCTTCATCTTCTACGACCAGAATTCGTCTCGCCATAATTCGCCCTGTTTTAATTAAGTCGTCAGTATAGGTAGCGGCGCCATTATGCGTCAGTTTTATGACAGATTTATGAATAAGATGACCGCTATATGACCCGCGCGGTGGCTGTGTGACAGCGCAAATTTGCGTTCGGTTATGTCCCTCATCTGCTTAATGTTTATAATCTGCTTTACGCTTTTTCGCCACGGAACCGCTATGCGCATCATTCACACTTCAGACTGGCATCTGGGTCAAAACTTCTACAGTAAAAACCGCGCCGCCGAACATGACGCTTTTCTCGACTGGCTGCTCGCCGCCGCCGAAACGCATCAGGTGGATGCCATTATTGTCGCAGGCGATATTTTCGACACTGGTTCCCCGCCCAGCTATGCCCGCGAGCTTTATAACCGCTTTGTGGTCAAACTCCAGCAAACGGGCTGCCAGCTTATCGTGCTGGCGGGAAACCACGATTCCGTGGCCACACTAAACGAATCAAAAGAGATCCTCGCCTACCTGAAAACCACCGTGGTAGCCAGTGCAGGCGCCCAGCCGTTCCTGCTAGAGCGCCGCGATGGCGAACCCGGTGCGGTATTTTGTCCGGTGCCATTTTTACGCCCGCGCGACATTACCGTTAGCCAGGCAGGGCTTTCCGGACAACAAAAACATCAACATTTGCTGGCGGCGATCACCGATTACTATCAACAGCAATTTACTAAAGCCTGTGAACTGCGCGGTGACAAACCACTGCCGATTATCGCCAGCGGCCATTTAACCACGGTGGGTGCCAGTAAAAGTGACGCGGTACGTGATATTTATATCGGCACGTTAGACGCCTTCCCTGCACAAAATTTTCCGCCGGTGGATTACCTCGCGCTCGGCCACATTCATCGGGCGCAGAAG
This genomic interval from Kosakonia sacchari SP1 contains the following:
- the phoR gene encoding phosphate regulon sensor histidine kinase PhoR — its product is MLERLSWKRLVLELLLCCIPAFILGAIFGYLPWFLFAAVTGLLIWHFWNLLRLSWWLWVDKSMTPPPGTGSWEPLLYGLHQMQMRNKKRRRELGNLIKRFRSGAESLPDAVILTTEEGAIFWCNGLAQQMLGLRWPDDNGQNILNLLRYPEFTKYIRNQEFGRPLHLVLNNGRHLEIRVMPYSEQQLLMVARDVTQMHQLEGARRNFFANVSHELRTPLTVLQGYLEMMQEQTLEGAPREKALHTMREQTSRMEGLVRQLLTLSKIEAAPTLPPNETIDVPMMLRVVEREAQTLSQQKHTFSFEVDNALKVLGNEEQLRSAISNLVYNAVNHTPAGTHVIVRWQHVPQGAEFSVEDNGPGIAAEHIPRLTERFYRVDKARSRQTGGSGLGLAIVKHAVNHHESRLDIVSEPGKRTRFSFVLPERLVAKKAAS
- the sbcD gene encoding exonuclease subunit SbcD, with the protein product MRIIHTSDWHLGQNFYSKNRAAEHDAFLDWLLAAAETHQVDAIIVAGDIFDTGSPPSYARELYNRFVVKLQQTGCQLIVLAGNHDSVATLNESKEILAYLKTTVVASAGAQPFLLERRDGEPGAVFCPVPFLRPRDITVSQAGLSGQQKHQHLLAAITDYYQQQFTKACELRGDKPLPIIASGHLTTVGASKSDAVRDIYIGTLDAFPAQNFPPVDYLALGHIHRAQKIGGQEHIRYCGSPIALSFDETGKNKSVNLVTFAEGKLADVTALAVPATQPLAVIKGDFVEICRQLEQWRNAPAEPPVWLDIEIESHEYLADMQRKIQQVTEDLPVEVLLVRRSREQRERILSGELRETLNELKVEEVFARRLALAELDDTQNARLHTLFSEARQALDEENEA
- the brnQ gene encoding branched-chain amino acid transporter carrier protein BrnQ codes for the protein MTHHLKPRDIVALGFMTFALFVGAGNIIFPPMVGLQAGEHVWTAAFGFLITAVGLPVLTVVALAKVGGGVDSLSTPIGKVAGVLLATVCYLAVGPLFATPRTATVSFEVGIAPLTGEGAMPLLIYSVVYFALVILVSLYPGKLLDTVGNFLAPLKIIALTILSIAAIVWPAGSISHALDAYQNASFSNGFVNGYLTMDTLGAMVFGIVIVNAARSRGVTEARLLTRYTVWAGLMAGVGLTLLYLALFRLGSDSSSLVEQSANGAAILHAYVQHTFGGAGSFLLAALIFIACLVTAVGLTCACAEFFAQYLPLSYRALVFILGIFSMAVSNLGLSHLIQISIPVLTMIYPPCIVLVVLSFTRSFWNSSTRVIAPVMFISLLFGILDGVKASAFAEHLPAWTQRLPLAEQGLAWLMPSLVMVILAAIWDRAAGRQVTSSAH
- the phoB gene encoding phosphate response regulator transcription factor PhoB, which gives rise to MARRILVVEDEAPIREMVCFVLEQNGFQPVEAEDYDSAVNQLNEPWPDLVLLDWMLPGGSGIQFIKHLKREAMTRDIPVMMLTARGEEEDRVRGLETGADDYITKPFSPKELVARIKAVMRRISPMAVEEVIEMQGLSLDPSSHRVMTGENPLDMGPTEFKLLHFFMTHPERVYSREQLLNHVWGTNVYVEDRTVDVHIRRLRKALEHSGHDRMVQTVRGTGYRFSTRF